TTTTTCGCATTGTTATGATGATATGAATTCAAGAAATCTAACTATTAATCCCAACTTAGTTTTTGGAAAAAATTGAATAATGTCACAAATTTATCTCAATTTCGATGACCCATCATTTATTATCCCCCGTGCCAAGGGAGACCTTCGGTGGAATAATTTTGGTGCCCCGTTTTTTCCCTGCAATAGCGAAAACAAAATGGGGTTTAAAAATGCAGTTGGTTTGAGCAGAATAATTATCAAATAATCGTTATGAATATATTAGCAATAGAAACCGCAACCGACATATGCAGTGTTGCTTTTTGTGTGGACGGAATCACGAGAGCAATAAAAGAAGATTCCATTCCTAGAAAGCACGCTGAAATACTACCACTATTTTTTGAAGATGTGAAAAAAACCGGAAATTTTAAATTGGCAGATTTAGATGGGATTGCTGTTTCGATTGGACCGGGTAGTTTTACAGGTTTGCGTATCGGACTTAGCTATTCAAAGGGGTTGGCATTTAGCCAAGGACTTCCACTCATTCCTGTACCGACTTTACTTGCAATGGCAGAAAATGCGGCTAATAAATCAGAATCAGCAAACGTTTTACTTTTTTCTCATAGAGATATTTTATTTCATCAAACAGTAAACAATTCGAATGATTTTCCGAAACCAATAAACGAACCAAGTTCCCAAACATGGAGTGATGTAGAACTCGAACTAAATGGGTCTCGTGATGATGTCATCCAATGGAATTGTGAACGCTTTCTTGGAAATCAAGGTAAAACTCAACCGTCGGCTACTTCCGTTGGAAGACTTGCCGATACACACTTTAAGGGATGGGTAAATTATGAGCCATTCAAACTTGTACCTGAGTATATTTCACCCTTTAAAATAGAGGAAAATAAATGATTGAGGTACGACCAGCAAACGTTGCAGATTTGGATGCAATGGCGGGAATTGAAGCGCGTGTATTCCAACACCCGTGGACTCGAAACCAAATTTCCGAATTCTTATTTGTTCAGGACATATCAATCAATTTGGTAGTTACGTGTAATAAAAAAATAGTTGGATACGTATTTGCAATCGACACAGAGCAGGAAGCGCAAATTTTGAATATTGCAGTTGATTTGCCTTTTCAGCATAGAGGTTTTGGACAAAAACTCATGACAGCATTTTTTAATTCCATCAACAAGAATTCGCATATTTCGCTGGAAGTTCGGAAGTCCAATATCCCTGCTATAAAACTATATTCCGATTTTGGATTTGAATCTGTAGGGAAGCGTGAACAATATTATCCCGACGGTGAAGATGCATTAATTATGACTAAAGTAGCCTAATGGTTTGGTTTAAACGAAAAGATAAAAAAATTACCGAGACGGATAAAAAAGATATTCCGGGCGGGTTGTGGATAAAATGTCAATCCTGCTCCGAAATTCTCTATCAACCGGAAATCGAAAAACGAAATTCAGTTTGCCATCATTGCAACCACCACTTTCGGGTAAACCCTCAGTATTATTTAGATCTTTTGTTGGATGATGAACCGGAAACGGAATTGTTTGCTAACTTGAAATCGAGTGATCCACTGAATTTTAAAGCGGAAAAAAAATATACTGATCAACTGAAGGTTGCAGAATCAAAGGCAGGAGATAAAGATGCAATCTCTATTTATGAGGGTAAAATACAAACACACGATGTTATTCTCGGGATTATGAATTTCAAATTTATCGGTGGAAGTATGGGCTCAGTTTTGGGTGAAAAACTGTTTAGAGCAATTGATAGGGCGCAGGAAAAAAATATTCCGCTGATTGTAATTTGCGCATCTGGTGGAGCTCGGATGCAGGAAGGTGCATATTCACTTATGCAGCTTGCAAAAATTAGCGCCAAACTTTCTCAATTTTCCGAAAATGGCGGTTTGTATATTCCAATTTTAACGGATCCTACTACGGGAGGGGCAACAGCCAGTTTCGGAATGCTTGGAGATATTATATTAGCCGAACCCGGGGCGCTCATCGGGTTTGCCGGCCCGCGCGTCATCAAACAAACCATCGGCGAAGATTTGCCGAAAGGATTTCAACGATCCGAATTTCTTTTGGATAAAGGCTTTATCGATCATATTGTTTCTCGAGAATCAATGAAAGAAACTCTA
The Candidatus Neomarinimicrobiota bacterium DNA segment above includes these coding regions:
- the rimI gene encoding ribosomal protein S18-alanine N-acetyltransferase, whose protein sequence is MIEVRPANVADLDAMAGIEARVFQHPWTRNQISEFLFVQDISINLVVTCNKKIVGYVFAIDTEQEAQILNIAVDLPFQHRGFGQKLMTAFFNSINKNSHISLEVRKSNIPAIKLYSDFGFESVGKREQYYPDGEDALIMTKVA
- the tsaB gene encoding tRNA (adenosine(37)-N6)-threonylcarbamoyltransferase complex dimerization subunit type 1 TsaB; this translates as MNILAIETATDICSVAFCVDGITRAIKEDSIPRKHAEILPLFFEDVKKTGNFKLADLDGIAVSIGPGSFTGLRIGLSYSKGLAFSQGLPLIPVPTLLAMAENAANKSESANVLLFSHRDILFHQTVNNSNDFPKPINEPSSQTWSDVELELNGSRDDVIQWNCERFLGNQGKTQPSATSVGRLADTHFKGWVNYEPFKLVPEYISPFKIEENK
- a CDS encoding acetyl-CoA carboxylase carboxyltransferase subunit beta, which codes for MVWFKRKDKKITETDKKDIPGGLWIKCQSCSEILYQPEIEKRNSVCHHCNHHFRVNPQYYLDLLLDDEPETELFANLKSSDPLNFKAEKKYTDQLKVAESKAGDKDAISIYEGKIQTHDVILGIMNFKFIGGSMGSVLGEKLFRAIDRAQEKNIPLIVICASGGARMQEGAYSLMQLAKISAKLSQFSENGGLYIPILTDPTTGGATASFGMLGDIILAEPGALIGFAGPRVIKQTIGEDLPKGFQRSEFLLDKGFIDHIVSRESMKETLHNLISNLT